A DNA window from Acropora palmata chromosome 12, jaAcrPala1.3, whole genome shotgun sequence contains the following coding sequences:
- the LOC141860108 gene encoding aspartic and glutamic acid-rich protein isoform X2, protein MKVFVYLLVTFSLTNASPLRDRFNKDRDEFSRDDVARESFDTEEMYNAFLNRRDSSENDDEDSYWLESRNDDGYDLAQRKRGYDDEEAYDDFDEVEDRADDEGARDVDESDFDEDDKLPAEEESKNDMDEETFEDEPEEDREEAREEFAEDERADEREDDDADFDFNDEEDEDEVDNKAESDIFTPEDFAGVSDEAMDNFRDDREEEYADESDDEAEEDSEETAEDFEDDPEDESDETFRDEVEDESEENYRDDTEDGSEIKQNDETEEQPEKKFDADIEHEDAPEPLKEKLSDESKARAEDESDKSEDAAKEIKEPEDAVEDFEDGAKVSEDEAELLDDEAELSDDEAELSKDEAEQSSDEAEKSEDKAEKSEDESELSEDEAKQSEDEAEKAEDAAGKESNDKGKKREDEAVKSKGIARDESEFAKAKKGNLALKRDENRLLAKGLRESAAHLRDFPSDKKSKDAAQGNIENELDYFKRNAFADSKDAEPYEFDK, encoded by the exons ATGaaagtttttgtttacttgCTTGTAACCTTTTCTCTCACAAATGCTTCGCCTCTAAGAGATCGCTTCAACAAGGATCGAGATGAATTCTCGAGGGACGACGTGGCGAGGGAGAGCTTCGACACGGAAGAAATGTACAACGCCTTTTTAAACCGTCGAGACTCTAGCGAAA ATGATGACGAGGATAGTTACTGGCTCGAATCAAGAAACGACGATGGTTACGATTTAGCGCAAAGGAAAAGGGGCTATGACGACGAGGAAGCCTACGACGACTTTGACGAAGTCGAGGATCGTGCTGACGACGAAGGTGCCCGTGATGTCGATGAGTCAGACTTCGACGAAGACGATAAACTACCGGCAGAGGAGGAAAGCAAAAACGACATGGACGAGGAAACCTTTGAGGATGAGCCGGAGGAAGATAGGGAAGAGGCCAGGGAAGAATTTGCTGAAGACGAAAGGGCAGATGAGAGAGAAGATGATGACGCGGATTTCGATTTTAACgatgaagaagatgaagatgaagtAGACAACAAGGCCGAAAGTGACATCTTTACGCCAGAAGACTTCGCGGGCGTTTCTGACGAAGCTATGGACAATTTCCGAGACGATAGAGAAGAAGAGTACGCAGATGAATCCGATGATGAAGCTGAGGAGGATTCAGAGGAAACTGCAGAGGACTTCGAAGATGATCCGGAAGATGAATCTGACGAAACGTTCCGGGATGAGGTTGAAGATGAATCCGAAGAAAACTACCGAGATGACACCGAAGACGGATCGGAAATAAAGCAAAACGATGAAACAGAAGAGCAGCCAGAGAAAAAGTTTGATGCGGACATAGAACATGAAGACGCTCCTGAacctttgaaagaaaagttgtCAGATGAAAGCAAAGCACGAGCTGAGGATGAAAGCGACAAATCGGAAGATGCAGCAAAGGAGATCAAAGAGCCCGAAGATGCAGTCGAGGATTTCGAGGATGGAGCCAAAGTGTCCGAAGATGAAGCTGAACTATTAGATGATGAAGCCGAACTTTCCGATGATGAAGCCGAATTGTCCAAAGATGAGGCCGAACAGTCATCGGATGAAGCTGAAAAGTCCGAAGATAAAGCCGAAAAATCCGAAGATGAATCCGAGCTGTCCGAAGACGAAGCCAAACAGTCCGAAGATGAAGCCGAAAAGGCCGAAGATGCCGCCGGAAAAGAGTCGAATGATAAAGGCAAAAAGCGAGAAGATGAAGCTGTGAAAAGTAAGGGCATAGCCAGAGATGAATCTGAGTTTGCGAAAGCGAAAAAAGGTAACCTTGCATTGAAGCGAGATGAGAATCGCCTGCTGGCAAAAGGATTGCGTGAAAGTGCCGCACATCTGCGGGATTTTCCTTCCGACAAGAAATCTAAAGATGCTGCCCAAGGAAATATAG AGAACGAACTGGACTACTTTAAGAGGAATGCTTTCGCCGACTCTAAAGATGCAGAGCCTTATGAATTTGACAAGTAG
- the LOC141860108 gene encoding aspartic and glutamic acid-rich protein isoform X1, with translation MKVFVYLLVTFSLTNASPLRDRFNKDRDEFSRDDVARESFDTEEMYNAFLNRRDSSESQLEDHLLSHAKPLYDDFVPKDTSPDDDEDSYWLESRNDDGYDLAQRKRGYDDEEAYDDFDEVEDRADDEGARDVDESDFDEDDKLPAEEESKNDMDEETFEDEPEEDREEAREEFAEDERADEREDDDADFDFNDEEDEDEVDNKAESDIFTPEDFAGVSDEAMDNFRDDREEEYADESDDEAEEDSEETAEDFEDDPEDESDETFRDEVEDESEENYRDDTEDGSEIKQNDETEEQPEKKFDADIEHEDAPEPLKEKLSDESKARAEDESDKSEDAAKEIKEPEDAVEDFEDGAKVSEDEAELLDDEAELSDDEAELSKDEAEQSSDEAEKSEDKAEKSEDESELSEDEAKQSEDEAEKAEDAAGKESNDKGKKREDEAVKSKGIARDESEFAKAKKGNLALKRDENRLLAKGLRESAAHLRDFPSDKKSKDAAQGNIENELDYFKRNAFADSKDAEPYEFDK, from the exons ATGaaagtttttgtttacttgCTTGTAACCTTTTCTCTCACAAATGCTTCGCCTCTAAGAGATCGCTTCAACAAGGATCGAGATGAATTCTCGAGGGACGACGTGGCGAGGGAGAGCTTCGACACGGAAGAAATGTACAACGCCTTTTTAAACCGTCGAGACTCTAGCGAAA GCCAGCTGGAAGACCATCTTTTGTCGCATGCAAAACCACTGTACGACGATTTTGTTCCTAAAGATACCAGCCCAG ATGATGACGAGGATAGTTACTGGCTCGAATCAAGAAACGACGATGGTTACGATTTAGCGCAAAGGAAAAGGGGCTATGACGACGAGGAAGCCTACGACGACTTTGACGAAGTCGAGGATCGTGCTGACGACGAAGGTGCCCGTGATGTCGATGAGTCAGACTTCGACGAAGACGATAAACTACCGGCAGAGGAGGAAAGCAAAAACGACATGGACGAGGAAACCTTTGAGGATGAGCCGGAGGAAGATAGGGAAGAGGCCAGGGAAGAATTTGCTGAAGACGAAAGGGCAGATGAGAGAGAAGATGATGACGCGGATTTCGATTTTAACgatgaagaagatgaagatgaagtAGACAACAAGGCCGAAAGTGACATCTTTACGCCAGAAGACTTCGCGGGCGTTTCTGACGAAGCTATGGACAATTTCCGAGACGATAGAGAAGAAGAGTACGCAGATGAATCCGATGATGAAGCTGAGGAGGATTCAGAGGAAACTGCAGAGGACTTCGAAGATGATCCGGAAGATGAATCTGACGAAACGTTCCGGGATGAGGTTGAAGATGAATCCGAAGAAAACTACCGAGATGACACCGAAGACGGATCGGAAATAAAGCAAAACGATGAAACAGAAGAGCAGCCAGAGAAAAAGTTTGATGCGGACATAGAACATGAAGACGCTCCTGAacctttgaaagaaaagttgtCAGATGAAAGCAAAGCACGAGCTGAGGATGAAAGCGACAAATCGGAAGATGCAGCAAAGGAGATCAAAGAGCCCGAAGATGCAGTCGAGGATTTCGAGGATGGAGCCAAAGTGTCCGAAGATGAAGCTGAACTATTAGATGATGAAGCCGAACTTTCCGATGATGAAGCCGAATTGTCCAAAGATGAGGCCGAACAGTCATCGGATGAAGCTGAAAAGTCCGAAGATAAAGCCGAAAAATCCGAAGATGAATCCGAGCTGTCCGAAGACGAAGCCAAACAGTCCGAAGATGAAGCCGAAAAGGCCGAAGATGCCGCCGGAAAAGAGTCGAATGATAAAGGCAAAAAGCGAGAAGATGAAGCTGTGAAAAGTAAGGGCATAGCCAGAGATGAATCTGAGTTTGCGAAAGCGAAAAAAGGTAACCTTGCATTGAAGCGAGATGAGAATCGCCTGCTGGCAAAAGGATTGCGTGAAAGTGCCGCACATCTGCGGGATTTTCCTTCCGACAAGAAATCTAAAGATGCTGCCCAAGGAAATATAG AGAACGAACTGGACTACTTTAAGAGGAATGCTTTCGCCGACTCTAAAGATGCAGAGCCTTATGAATTTGACAAGTAG
- the LOC141860185 gene encoding uncharacterized protein LOC141860185, translating into MAGNGGEFRISSPISFDSFDGTVDENVAQRMHIPQKITVPGEDEGHSAKPASGDVMSSSMSIPEKIEIGNFASPNSEVPPELRDHFVHVNSTSNMVTPPRTLTVDDTKSAHYPQRTAVDQLPIRSERAVPHVPNASQMLEDESIAVGLEVIEEGNPLDSDTDLGHYASSDFSETRKYVIQVQQLSRRVRDLERDLESNTMGFWSKLAFFTLTIINPLLLHWLFLKRR; encoded by the exons atggcggGCAACGGAGGAGAGTTTCGTATCTCTTCGCCGATATCGTTCGACTCCTTTGACGGCACGGTCGACGAAAATGTCGCTCAAAGAATGCACATCCCTCAGAAAATTACGGTACCAGGAGAAGATGAAGGACACTCCGCAAAGCCTGCCTCAGGGGACGTGATGTCGTCTTCGATGTCCATTCCAGAAAAGATCGAGATTGGCAATTTTGCTTCGCCGAACAGCGAGGTTCCTCCAGAATTGAGAGATCATTTCGTACACGTGAATTCCACGAGTAACATGGTCACACCTCCACGAACTCTAACTGTGGATGACACGAAATCAGCCCATTATCCACAAAGAACGGCAGTCGACCAACTACCGATTCGAAGTGAGAGGGCTGTTCCTCATGTGCCAAATGCATCGCAAATGCTCGAAGACGAAAG TATTGCCGTTGGTCTTGAAGTAATAGAGGAAGGTAATCCTCTAGATAGCGATACTGATCTGGGTCACTATGCCAGCAGTGATTTCTCTGAGACAAGGAAATACGTCATCCAAGTGCAACAGCTCAGTCGGCGAGTGCGAGACCTCGAGAGGGACCTGGAAAGTAATACAATGGGATTCTGGTCCAAACTTGCCTTCTTTACATTAACAATCATAAACCCGTTATTACTCCATTGGCTTTTCTTAAAAAGAAGGTGA